The following are encoded together in the Balaenoptera acutorostrata chromosome 9, mBalAcu1.1, whole genome shotgun sequence genome:
- the LOC103003476 gene encoding T-cell surface glycoprotein CD3 epsilon chain, with amino-acid sequence EVTQTQTLKLYQVSISGNRVKLTCPEDTVSEEITWKKDGIKMPHYDNPLLLEDFSEIENSGYYTCSKDENHRLYLKARVCENCVEADLMVVATIIVVDICVTLGLLLLVYYWSKSRKAKAMPVTRGAGAGSRPRGQNRQRPPPVPNPDYEPIRKGQRDLYAGLNQRGI; translated from the exons gaagttacacaaacacaaacactgaAAT TATATCAAGTCTCCATCTCTGGAAACAGAGTAAAGCTGACATGCCCTGAGGATACTGTATCTGAGGAAATAACTTGGAAAAAAGATGGTATAAAAATGCCCCATTATGACAACCCACTGTTACTGGAGGATTtttcagaaatagagaacagCGGTTATTATACCTGCTCAAAGGACGAGAATCATAGGCTCTACCTGAAAGCAAGAG TGTGTGAGAACTGCGTGGAGGCAGATCTGATGGTGGTGGCCACAATCATCGTAGTGGACATCTGTGTCACTTTGGGCTTGCTGCTGCTGGTGTATTACTGGAGCAAGAGCAGAAAGGCCAAGGCCATGCCTGTGACGAGAGGAGCGGGTGCTGGCAGCAGGCCCAGGG GACAAAACAGGCAGAGGCCACCACCTGTACCCAACCCAGACTATGAG CCCATCCGGAAAGGCCAGCGGGACCTGTATGCTGGCCTAAATCAGAGAGGCATCTGA